One region of Fimbriiglobus ruber genomic DNA includes:
- a CDS encoding IPT/TIG domain-containing protein, protein MSAISPSSGPAAGGTTVTITGSNLLGGGTTTLDQPGYASTYLSGVSGGDVVGYSQSSSGTITGFKYDGSTFTSINDPNGSSTDPIGVNGNTIVGLYTAPGGLLGQSRGFEDVGGVFTDVADPAGTGTTPRGVSGNTIIGYYINSSGVEVGFDDVGGTYIDIIDPTPGVKGTFPLGISGTTVVGYYKDSSNHQHGFIFDGHTYTTVDDPDPAANYGTVLTGISGGNYVGYYLSEAQNGTISNGALAYNGSTFTDLTFPIVDLQISAQASSVSDQLVVGNYTSLNSVTHGFILGQNVSFGSVVGTIVSDNGSQIVATAPAGTAGASVDVTMATTAGLSTPSATDKYTYVATVPEVTSISPSSGTVAGGTTVTITGTNLGGATAVTFGGTAATILSDSATQLVVTDPAGAAGTVDVVVTTSGGTSQAETADKFTYQSAAPYVTSINPSVGPTAGGTTVTLTGTGLAGATAVTFGGTSATIVSDSASQIVVTTPPGAAGIADVLVTTSAGTSAGSPAYAFVYTAPTGPTVASVSPSSGPAAGGTTITIAGTNLGGATAVTFGGTTATILSDSATQLVVTDPAGATGTVDVVVTTQAGSSQTGATDKFTYQAPLPVVTGVSPGSGPATGGITVTLTGTDLDAATTVDFNSTPATIVSGTATQLVVTVPAGTAGNAAYVTVTTPAGTSAVTSADYFTYTAPAPVITGVSPSLGTAGTTVTVTGLYLNGAVGVQFGALGNLGTATILSDTATQIVVTAPTESPGTVDIRVENSLAISAVTQADQYTYAGVPNVTVVSPANGPASGGNSVTLTGTDLGGASAVYFGGTPGTIVSDSATQLVATAPAGTAGSGLFVTVTTPGGTSGDFASAMYTYQTATSPPAPAPTVTGISPSSGSTVGGTLVTIAGTGLGNATAVAFGGTAGTIVSDSATQIVAAAPAGAAGTVFVTVTTPGGTSGDLAAAAYTYQTATSPPAPAPTVTGISPSFGSTAGGILVTITGTDLGNATAVAFGGIGGTIVSDNATQVVAIAPAGTAGPVDVTVFTAAGTSATGPNQFTYVSPPPAAPSVTGISPSSGSTAGGTLVTIIGTDLGNATAVAFGGIGGTIVSDSATQIMATAPAGAAGAVNVTVFTAAGTSATGPDPFTYVSPPPMAPTVAGISPSSGSTVGGTLVTIAGTGLGNATAVAFGGTAGTIVSDSATQIVAAAPAGAAGTVFVTVTTPGGTSGDLAAAAYTYQTATSPPAPAPTVTGISPSFGSTAGGILVTITGTDLGNATAVAFGGIGGTIVSDNATQVVAIAPAGTAGPVDVTVFTAAGTSATGPNQFTYVSPPPAAPSVTGISPSSGSTAGGTLVTIIGTDLGNATAVAFGGIGGTIVSDSATQIMATAPAGAAGAVNVTVFTAAGTSATGLDPFTYVSPPPTAPTVAGVSPSSGSAAGGTLVTITGAGLANATAVAFGGTAGTIVSDTLTQIVATAPAGVAGTVDVAVTTAGGTSATSTADQFTYLIMVSPPPPAPAVTGISPSSGPTAGGTLVTITGSGLANATVVAFGGAAGTIVSDTATQIVAAAPAGATGTVDVAVFTAGGTSAASTADHFTYTAPPVSRPPSSVLVGASQFAVGADAGGVPLVESFNANQTPVLGATSAFASSFTGGARVVAADFNNDGVADIAVGTGPGGPNEVTILDGKTGAVITTFQPFEASFTGGIFVAAGDITGDGIPDLIVTPDQTGGPVVAVYDGTKLVEGLASGQPNGQPAQINRFFGIQDPNFRGGARAAAGDINGDGVADIVVSAGFSGGPRIAGFDGKSVASGVADPTKLFADFFAFEPSLTNGAYVAVGDINGDGHADVIAGGGPGGGPRVTVFDGAALLSNTQTPVADFFAGDPSNRGGVRVAVKDLDGTADAGLVVGSGTGAGATVTGYTGKAILADPGSPTSLFSLDAFPGFTGGVFVG, encoded by the coding sequence GTGTCAGCGATCAGTCCGTCGTCCGGGCCGGCCGCCGGGGGGACGACGGTCACCATCACCGGGTCGAACCTGTTGGGTGGTGGTACGACGACGCTCGACCAACCGGGGTATGCGTCGACTTATCTCAGCGGAGTTAGCGGGGGCGATGTGGTCGGGTACTCTCAATCCAGTAGTGGGACTATCACTGGGTTCAAGTATGACGGATCGACATTCACCTCGATCAACGACCCGAACGGTTCGAGCACCGATCCAATTGGCGTCAATGGAAACACGATCGTTGGACTCTATACGGCACCAGGCGGTCTGCTGGGACAGAGTCGGGGGTTCGAAGATGTCGGGGGGGTGTTCACGGATGTGGCCGACCCAGCGGGTACGGGGACCACGCCGCGTGGCGTCAGTGGGAACACGATCATCGGGTATTACATCAACTCGTCCGGCGTCGAGGTCGGTTTCGATGATGTCGGCGGAACATACATCGATATCATCGACCCGACTCCCGGTGTGAAAGGAACTTTCCCGCTCGGTATCAGCGGCACTACTGTGGTCGGGTATTACAAAGATTCCAGCAACCACCAACATGGCTTCATTTTCGACGGGCACACATACACCACCGTCGACGACCCTGACCCGGCGGCCAACTACGGCACCGTTTTGACCGGGATCAGCGGGGGCAATTACGTCGGGTACTATCTGTCCGAGGCCCAAAACGGCACGATCAGCAACGGCGCTTTAGCGTACAACGGGTCGACGTTCACTGATTTGACATTCCCGATTGTTGATCTCCAGATCAGCGCCCAGGCTTCCAGCGTGAGCGATCAGCTTGTGGTTGGGAATTATACTAGTTTAAATTCCGTGACGCACGGCTTTATCCTCGGACAGAACGTCAGCTTTGGGTCGGTCGTCGGCACCATCGTCAGCGATAACGGTTCGCAGATCGTGGCGACAGCCCCGGCAGGCACGGCTGGAGCGTCGGTGGACGTGACGATGGCGACGACCGCCGGATTATCGACTCCGTCCGCAACCGACAAGTATACGTATGTGGCCACCGTTCCAGAAGTCACTAGCATCAGCCCAAGTTCCGGCACAGTCGCAGGAGGAACTACCGTCACCATCACCGGGACCAACCTCGGCGGTGCCACGGCCGTCACTTTCGGCGGGACGGCTGCCACCATTCTCTCCGACTCGGCCACCCAACTGGTTGTCACGGACCCGGCTGGCGCGGCGGGGACAGTGGATGTCGTCGTGACCACCTCCGGAGGCACCTCGCAGGCCGAGACGGCTGACAAGTTCACCTACCAGTCCGCCGCTCCGTACGTCACGTCCATCAACCCTTCGGTTGGCCCGACCGCCGGGGGAACGACCGTGACACTTACTGGGACCGGCTTGGCCGGAGCCACCGCAGTGACGTTCGGCGGGACGTCCGCCACCATCGTCAGTGACTCGGCCAGCCAGATCGTCGTCACGACGCCGCCTGGGGCGGCCGGGATCGCCGATGTCCTTGTCACCACCTCGGCCGGGACTTCGGCCGGTTCACCCGCGTACGCCTTCGTTTACACGGCCCCTACTGGTCCGACCGTGGCCAGCGTCAGCCCGAGTTCGGGGCCGGCGGCCGGCGGAACCACCATCACGATTGCCGGGACCAACCTCGGCGGTGCCACGGCCGTCACTTTCGGCGGGACGACTGCCACCATTCTCTCCGACTCGGCCACCCAGCTGGTTGTCACGGACCCGGCTGGCGCAACGGGAACAGTGGATGTCGTCGTGACCACCCAGGCCGGTTCATCGCAGACGGGGGCAACCGACAAGTTCACTTATCAAGCCCCACTTCCGGTCGTGACCGGGGTCAGTCCGGGGAGTGGGCCGGCCACCGGCGGAATTACCGTAACCCTGACCGGAACCGACCTCGACGCGGCGACCACTGTAGACTTTAACAGCACACCGGCCACCATCGTGAGCGGCACCGCAACCCAGCTCGTCGTTACCGTTCCGGCGGGGACGGCCGGGAATGCGGCTTACGTTACGGTCACAACCCCGGCCGGGACTTCGGCCGTGACCTCAGCTGATTACTTTACATATACCGCCCCAGCTCCCGTCATCACGGGGGTCAGCCCAAGTCTTGGTACCGCGGGGACGACGGTAACAGTCACCGGGCTCTATCTGAACGGGGCGGTGGGTGTCCAGTTCGGCGCCCTGGGAAATTTGGGTACGGCGACCATTCTCAGTGACACGGCGACTCAAATCGTGGTCACCGCCCCGACCGAGTCGCCGGGAACGGTGGACATCCGGGTCGAAAACTCCCTCGCCATCTCGGCCGTCACTCAGGCTGATCAGTACACCTATGCGGGGGTTCCCAACGTGACGGTGGTCAGTCCAGCAAATGGGCCGGCATCCGGGGGAAATAGTGTCACCCTCACCGGGACCGATTTGGGAGGTGCCTCGGCCGTCTACTTCGGCGGCACCCCCGGCACGATTGTCAGTGACTCGGCCACACAACTCGTCGCCACAGCCCCAGCCGGGACGGCTGGGTCCGGTCTGTTCGTGACCGTGACGACTCCGGGCGGCACGTCGGGGGATTTCGCGTCGGCGATGTACACCTACCAGACGGCCACGTCCCCACCCGCTCCGGCCCCGACCGTGACGGGAATTAGCCCGTCGTCCGGGTCGACGGTCGGCGGAACCCTTGTGACCATCGCCGGGACGGGTCTGGGGAACGCCACGGCCGTGGCGTTCGGCGGGACGGCCGGGACGATCGTGTCCGACTCGGCCACCCAGATCGTGGCCGCCGCACCGGCCGGGGCCGCCGGGACAGTGTTTGTGACCGTGACTACCCCGGGCGGCACGTCGGGGGACCTCGCGGCAGCGGCGTACACCTACCAGACGGCAACTTCTCCTCCCGCCCCGGCCCCGACGGTGACGGGTATCAGCCCGTCGTTCGGGTCCACGGCCGGCGGGATTCTGGTCACGATCACCGGGACGGATCTGGGGAACGCCACGGCCGTGGCGTTCGGTGGGATCGGTGGGACGATCGTGTCCGACAACGCCACCCAAGTCGTGGCCATCGCCCCGGCCGGAACGGCGGGGCCGGTGGACGTAACCGTGTTCACCGCAGCCGGCACGTCTGCGACCGGGCCCAACCAATTCACGTACGTCAGCCCGCCGCCGGCCGCTCCGAGCGTGACGGGCATCAGCCCGTCGTCCGGGTCGACGGCCGGCGGAACCCTAGTGACCATCATCGGGACGGACTTGGGGAACGCCACCGCCGTCGCGTTCGGCGGGATCGGCGGGACGATCGTGTCTGACAGCGCCACCCAGATCATGGCCACCGCACCGGCCGGGGCGGCGGGGGCAGTAAATGTGACCGTGTTTACCGCAGCCGGTACGTCGGCGACCGGGCCCGACCCATTCACGTACGTCAGCCCGCCACCGATGGCCCCGACGGTGGCGGGGATCAGCCCATCGTCCGGGTCGACGGTCGGCGGAACCCTTGTGACCATCGCCGGGACGGGTCTGGGGAACGCCACGGCCGTGGCGTTCGGCGGGACGGCCGGGACGATCGTGTCCGACTCGGCCACCCAGATCGTGGCCGCCGCACCGGCCGGGGCCGCCGGGACAGTGTTTGTGACCGTGACTACCCCGGGCGGCACGTCGGGGGACCTCGCGGCAGCGGCGTACACCTACCAGACGGCAACTTCTCCTCCCGCCCCGGCCCCGACGGTGACGGGTATCAGCCCGTCGTTCGGGTCCACGGCCGGCGGGATTCTGGTCACGATCACCGGGACGGATCTGGGGAACGCCACGGCCGTGGCGTTCGGTGGGATCGGTGGGACGATCGTGTCCGACAACGCCACCCAAGTCGTGGCCATCGCCCCGGCCGGAACGGCGGGGCCGGTGGACGTAACCGTGTTCACCGCAGCCGGCACGTCTGCGACCGGGCCCAACCAATTCACGTACGTCAGCCCGCCGCCGGCCGCTCCGAGCGTGACGGGCATCAGCCCGTCGTCCGGGTCGACGGCCGGCGGAACCCTAGTGACCATCATCGGGACGGACTTGGGGAACGCCACCGCCGTCGCGTTCGGCGGGATCGGCGGGACGATCGTGTCTGACAGCGCCACCCAGATCATGGCCACCGCACCGGCCGGGGCGGCGGGGGCAGTAAATGTGACCGTGTTTACCGCAGCCGGTACGTCGGCGACCGGGCTCGACCCATTCACGTACGTCAGCCCGCCACCGACGGCCCCGACGGTGGCGGGGGTTAGTCCATCGTCCGGGTCCGCGGCGGGCGGAACCCTCGTGACGATCACCGGGGCGGGTCTGGCGAACGCCACGGCCGTCGCGTTCGGGGGGACGGCCGGGACGATCGTGAGTGACACGCTTACCCAGATCGTGGCCACCGCCCCGGCCGGTGTAGCCGGAACCGTAGACGTCGCCGTGACGACCGCTGGCGGCACCTCCGCGACCAGCACCGCCGACCAGTTCACGTATCTCATTATGGTCAGCCCGCCGCCGCCCGCCCCGGCCGTGACGGGGATCAGCCCGTCGTCCGGACCCACGGCAGGCGGAACCCTCGTGACGATCACTGGGTCGGGACTGGCGAACGCCACGGTCGTCGCGTTCGGGGGGGCGGCCGGCACGATCGTGAGCGACACTGCTACCCAGATTGTAGCCGCCGCCCCAGCCGGGGCGACGGGTACGGTGGACGTGGCTGTGTTCACCGCTGGCGGCACCTCGGCCGCCTCGACCGCCGACCACTTCACGTACACTGCTCCCCCGGTCTCACGACCGCCGTCTTCCGTCCTCGTCGGTGCCTCCCAATTCGCCGTCGGGGCCGACGCCGGCGGGGTCCCGCTCGTCGAGTCGTTCAACGCCAATCAGACCCCGGTCCTCGGGGCGACGTCCGCGTTCGCGTCGTCGTTCACCGGCGGGGCCCGGGTCGTGGCCGCCGACTTCAACAACGACGGGGTCGCTGACATCGCCGTCGGGACCGGCCCGGGGGGCCCGAACGAGGTGACTATCCTGGACGGCAAGACGGGGGCCGTGATCACCACCTTCCAGCCGTTCGAGGCCTCGTTCACCGGGGGCATCTTCGTGGCCGCCGGGGACATCACCGGGGACGGCATCCCGGACCTGATCGTGACCCCCGACCAGACCGGCGGACCGGTCGTCGCCGTGTACGACGGGACCAAACTGGTCGAGGGCCTGGCGTCCGGTCAGCCCAACGGCCAGCCGGCCCAGATCAACCGCTTCTTCGGGATCCAGGACCCGAACTTCCGGGGCGGGGCGCGGGCCGCCGCCGGCGACATCAACGGGGACGGGGTGGCCGACATCGTGGTCTCGGCCGGGTTCAGCGGAGGCCCGCGGATCGCCGGGTTCGACGGGAAATCGGTCGCGTCCGGTGTGGCCGACCCGACCAAGCTGTTCGCCGACTTCTTCGCGTTCGAGCCGTCCCTGACGAATGGGGCGTACGTGGCCGTCGGAGACATCAACGGGGACGGGCACGCTGACGTGATCGCCGGCGGCGGACCGGGTGGCGGACCGCGGGTGACCGTATTCGACGGGGCGGCTCTCCTGTCGAACACCCAGACGCCGGTCGCCGACTTCTTCGCCGGGGACCCGAGCAACCGCGGGGGGGTGCGGGTGGCTGTCAAGGACCTGGACGGGACCGCGGACGCGGGTCTGGTGGTCGGGTCGGGGACCGGAGCTGGGGCGACCGTCACCGGGTACACTGGGAAGGCGATCCTGGCCGACCCGGGGTCGCCCACATCTTTGTTCTCGCTCGACGCCTTCCCCGGATTTACCGGCGGCGTCTTTGTCGGGTAA
- a CDS encoding IPT/TIG domain-containing protein: MFSLLTSWMSRPKSGTMRRFGSANNVDRRRSTVPVSLGVLELDSRIVPAATVQFNTGSETVAATAGTFSIPVTLSGAPSPTVTTFASGFTGPEGVAFDAAGNLYVADTFADTVDKVTPGGVVSTFASGITAPEALAFNAAGNLYVTGDGVLSVGAVYQVTPGGVISTFASGFAESAGNPPRGLAFDAAGNLYVADTFAGRVDKVTPGGVVSTFASGFPDPAGLAFDAAGNLYVADGTANRVDKVTPNGVVSTFTSGVNSPYGLAIDAGGDLYVTAYDPGSTGADLVDKVTPGGVVSTFASGFLNAAALAFDASGNLYAADSAAGTINQIGTAVPIPFTLGGTAVAGTDYSGVTTSPLVFAAGQTTATITGTLAPGSGGKTLTITLVPPTNATLGSPSTNTLTISAVPPPPPAAPTLTSISPASGPTAGGTTVTITGTDLGNATAVAFGGVAGAIVSDTATQIVATAPVESAGVVDVTVTTAGGTSVTSSADQFTYAIPPTVQFVAGSETTAAGSGTFRVQVSLSAPWTPTVATVASGFTNPSGLAFDTAGNLYMADASANTISKIVPGGTVTTFATGLAGPDGLAFDTAGNLFSDSPEVTQVGLEQPGLDSGG, encoded by the coding sequence ATGTTTTCGCTTTTAACCAGCTGGATGTCCCGTCCGAAATCCGGCACGATGCGGCGATTCGGGTCGGCTAATAATGTCGACCGCCGCCGGTCGACAGTCCCCGTGTCGCTGGGCGTCTTGGAACTGGACAGCCGCATCGTTCCCGCCGCCACCGTGCAATTCAATACCGGCAGCGAAACCGTTGCCGCGACCGCCGGGACGTTCAGCATCCCGGTTACGCTCTCGGGGGCTCCATCGCCGACCGTCACGACCTTCGCGTCCGGGTTTACGGGACCCGAGGGTGTTGCGTTCGATGCGGCCGGTAATCTATACGTGGCCGACACCTTTGCCGATACGGTGGATAAGGTGACGCCGGGCGGGGTGGTCAGCACGTTCGCATCCGGGATTACGGCGCCCGAGGCTCTGGCGTTTAATGCGGCCGGGAACCTGTACGTCACCGGCGACGGAGTTCTCAGCGTTGGTGCGGTATACCAGGTGACGCCGGGCGGGGTGATCAGCACGTTCGCGTCCGGGTTTGCGGAATCAGCCGGGAACCCACCCAGGGGGTTGGCGTTCGATGCGGCCGGGAACCTGTACGTGGCCGACACTTTTGCCGGTCGGGTCGATAAGGTGACGCCGGGCGGGGTGGTCAGCACGTTCGCGTCCGGATTTCCTGACCCCGCCGGCCTGGCGTTCGATGCGGCCGGGAACTTGTACGTGGCCGATGGCACCGCCAACAGGGTAGATAAGGTGACCCCGAACGGAGTGGTCAGCACGTTTACCTCCGGGGTCAACAGCCCGTACGGTCTGGCGATCGACGCCGGCGGCGACCTCTACGTGACTGCTTACGATCCGGGCAGCACGGGCGCCGACTTGGTGGACAAGGTGACACCGGGCGGGGTGGTCAGTACGTTCGCGTCCGGGTTCCTGAACGCTGCCGCTTTGGCGTTCGATGCGTCCGGGAACCTGTACGCCGCCGACTCGGCCGCCGGCACGATAAACCAAATCGGCACCGCGGTACCGATCCCGTTCACCCTCGGCGGGACGGCTGTCGCCGGGACCGATTACAGCGGCGTCACGACGAGCCCGCTGGTGTTCGCGGCCGGGCAGACGACCGCCACCATCACCGGCACCCTGGCCCCCGGGAGCGGGGGCAAGACGCTGACCATCACCCTAGTTCCGCCGACCAACGCAACCCTCGGCAGCCCTTCGACCAACACGCTGACGATTAGTGCGGTTCCCCCGCCGCCGCCGGCGGCCCCCACTCTCACAAGTATCAGTCCCGCATCCGGCCCGACGGCCGGTGGCACCACGGTCACCATCACCGGGACCGACCTGGGCAACGCCACGGCGGTCGCGTTCGGCGGGGTGGCCGGGGCGATCGTGTCCGACACGGCCACCCAGATCGTGGCCACCGCCCCGGTTGAGTCTGCGGGTGTCGTGGACGTGACCGTGACCACCGCGGGCGGGACGTCCGTTACCTCGTCCGCCGACCAGTTCACCTACGCGATCCCTCCGACCGTTCAGTTCGTTGCCGGGAGCGAGACGACCGCGGCAGGGAGTGGGACGTTCCGTGTTCAGGTTAGCCTTTCAGCCCCGTGGACCCCGACCGTGGCTACCGTCGCGTCCGGGTTCACGAACCCGTCCGGTTTAGCGTTCGATACCGCCGGCAACTTGTACATGGCCGACGCGTCCGCGAACACGATCAGCAAAATCGTGCCGGGGGGAACCGTCACGACGTTCGCGACCGGACTCGCCGGTCCGGACGGGCTAGCGTTCGATACCGCCGGCAACCTATTCTCGGACTCGCCTGAAGTGACACAAGTCGGCCTTGAGCAACCAGGCCTGGATAGCGGAGGATAG
- a CDS encoding helix-turn-helix domain-containing protein, protein MRPQYSFPEPVVQAIADARYRHPDPRVQERMEILWLKTRNVTHSRIAELANVSRSTVQRTLRIYAAKGLDGVRSFGWKGQPSALTPHHGTIEDAFRRHPPHTAHEAARRIEDLTGVRRKASRVRQFLKEDLGMKCLKVAPIPVPPKKTVDEHARTQADFLKDGTGTEVGGSPRR, encoded by the coding sequence ATGCGTCCCCAATATTCGTTTCCCGAACCCGTGGTCCAAGCGATCGCGGACGCGCGCTATCGGCACCCGGACCCGCGTGTCCAAGAGCGGATGGAGATTCTCTGGCTCAAGACCCGGAACGTGACGCACAGTCGGATCGCGGAGTTGGCCAACGTGTCGCGCTCCACGGTGCAGCGGACCCTGCGGATCTATGCGGCGAAGGGTCTGGATGGGGTCCGATCGTTCGGCTGGAAGGGCCAACCCAGTGCGCTGACACCGCATCACGGGACGATCGAAGACGCGTTTCGCCGGCACCCGCCGCACACGGCCCACGAGGCGGCGCGGCGGATCGAGGACCTGACGGGCGTCCGACGCAAGGCGTCGCGGGTGCGCCAGTTCTTGAAAGAGGATCTGGGGATGAAATGCCTGAAGGTGGCACCCATCCCGGTGCCGCCCAAGAAAACGGTCGACGAACACGCCCGCACGCAGGCGGATTTTTTAAAAGACGGAACTGGAACCGAAGTTGGCGGAAGCCCGCGACGGTAA
- a CDS encoding IS630 family transposase: MAEARDGKRTVYFVDASHFVLASFLGWVWCFVRLHVRAASGRQRYNVLGALNAVTHELVTEINTTYITATSVCALLRKIAALGGSLPITLVLDNARYQRCALVEHTAKALGIELLFLPSYSPNLNLIERLWKFVKKEALNSRHHQDFKKFQEAIDHCLADLPTKHREKLATLMTHKFQTWDNVSLLDA; encoded by the coding sequence TTGGCGGAAGCCCGCGACGGTAAGCGGACGGTGTACTTCGTGGACGCGTCGCACTTCGTCTTGGCGTCGTTCCTGGGGTGGGTGTGGTGCTTCGTCCGGTTACATGTCCGGGCCGCGTCGGGACGGCAGAGGTACAACGTGCTGGGTGCGCTGAACGCGGTCACGCACGAGCTGGTGACAGAAATCAACACGACGTACATCACGGCCACCTCGGTGTGTGCGTTGCTCCGCAAGATCGCGGCCCTCGGTGGGTCATTGCCGATCACGCTGGTACTCGACAACGCCCGCTACCAGCGGTGCGCGCTGGTGGAGCACACGGCCAAGGCACTCGGGATCGAGTTGTTGTTCCTGCCGTCGTATTCGCCGAACCTGAACTTGATCGAGCGACTCTGGAAGTTCGTGAAGAAGGAGGCGTTGAACAGCCGCCACCATCAGGACTTCAAGAAGTTCCAGGAGGCCATCGACCATTGCTTGGCGGATCTGCCGACGAAACACCGAGAGAAACTGGCGACCCTGATGACCCACAAATTCCAGACGTGGGACAATGTGTCACTCCTGGACGCGTAA
- a CDS encoding RNA polymerase sigma factor translates to MSHSLIDFLRTAGGPSPDRADVLWARYRDTGDEDAFSILVGWYGNGIYRRIFIASGFDHSLAEEVFQITLFKLHERRRTLACPTFDAALAWWRATAGNEVRITLRGRRRARTREAEVARNPATDVTADAETEVLRAELLAELGTAFNRLRPEQQETLALLYFENLSESRTAEVLGRHRETVSRWAKQGLERLRDLLAARGVLSAAGGASAAEVVLTDAARAATLPAARIADMMAAAWTANPAGAPLAAAGWAKKIVVVSMAAVVSGGAIAGWPRDRREPPPAATPVAAQAASVPRRNLHLFHSEVVPRLRAALGGFLTGDGNVTLENVEAYDTRIFCAFSLNHKLPVPLTWAPRVRFIYETHEQTFQSSLDLHDWNHDAPEIKWIFISESPDRIWDPETFLEVDTRRPDLPMSARQMWCNPTTGRRWPVDSIRDILVQVESAFRLIPADQETAAEKAATDGRVAVAIRPYLGVWYGRGRQDLPCELSDGPDRLVLTRAYYWSRTVKKMPSPALRGNWWVRVQSDGAPSGLFTWGVTARFSPDRRRIDFPESGDWWTREPLPEPQKQRPGKP, encoded by the coding sequence ATGAGTCATTCCCTCATCGATTTTCTCCGTACGGCTGGCGGACCATCGCCGGACCGGGCTGACGTGTTATGGGCTCGTTACCGCGACACGGGTGACGAGGACGCGTTCTCAATCCTCGTGGGATGGTACGGGAACGGCATCTACCGCCGGATTTTCATCGCCTCCGGGTTCGATCACTCGCTGGCCGAGGAGGTCTTTCAGATCACGTTGTTCAAGTTGCACGAGCGGCGGCGGACCCTCGCCTGTCCGACGTTCGACGCCGCGTTAGCGTGGTGGCGGGCGACAGCCGGGAATGAGGTCCGGATAACTCTCCGGGGGCGCCGGCGTGCCCGAACGCGGGAGGCCGAGGTCGCCCGGAACCCCGCCACCGACGTTACCGCGGATGCCGAGACCGAGGTTCTTCGGGCCGAACTGCTTGCGGAACTCGGGACGGCGTTCAACCGCCTCCGCCCGGAACAACAGGAAACCCTTGCCCTCCTCTATTTTGAAAATCTTTCCGAATCCCGGACGGCCGAGGTTCTCGGCCGGCACCGGGAGACCGTCTCCAGATGGGCCAAACAAGGGTTAGAGCGACTTCGCGATTTGCTCGCGGCCCGGGGGGTGTTGTCGGCCGCCGGGGGGGCGTCGGCGGCCGAGGTCGTCCTGACCGACGCGGCCCGGGCTGCGACGCTGCCCGCGGCCCGGATCGCGGACATGATGGCCGCGGCTTGGACTGCGAATCCCGCGGGCGCGCCGCTTGCGGCCGCCGGGTGGGCGAAAAAGATCGTCGTCGTGTCCATGGCGGCGGTGGTCAGCGGCGGTGCGATCGCCGGGTGGCCGCGCGACCGACGCGAGCCCCCGCCGGCCGCAACCCCCGTCGCCGCTCAGGCCGCGAGCGTGCCGCGGCGGAATTTGCACCTGTTCCACTCGGAGGTCGTACCACGGCTCCGGGCAGCACTCGGCGGCTTCCTGACCGGCGACGGCAACGTGACCCTCGAAAACGTCGAGGCATACGACACGAGAATCTTCTGTGCTTTTTCCTTAAATCACAAACTCCCGGTCCCACTGACGTGGGCACCACGGGTCCGGTTCATTTACGAAACTCATGAGCAGACGTTTCAAAGCAGCTTGGACCTCCACGACTGGAACCACGACGCGCCGGAAATCAAGTGGATTTTTATTTCCGAAAGTCCTGACCGGATCTGGGACCCGGAAACATTCCTGGAGGTCGACACCCGGCGGCCGGATCTGCCCATGTCCGCCAGACAAATGTGGTGCAACCCGACGACCGGGCGGAGGTGGCCGGTCGATTCGATCCGTGACATCCTTGTCCAGGTCGAATCTGCATTTCGGCTAATCCCTGCCGACCAGGAAACGGCGGCGGAAAAGGCTGCGACCGACGGCCGTGTAGCGGTGGCGATCCGGCCCTACTTGGGGGTGTGGTACGGGCGGGGGCGACAGGATTTGCCGTGCGAACTCTCGGACGGCCCGGACAGACTCGTCTTGACGCGCGCGTACTACTGGTCGCGGACCGTCAAAAAGATGCCGTCACCGGCGCTTCGCGGGAACTGGTGGGTGCGCGTCCAGTCGGACGGCGCGCCGTCCGGACTGTTCACATGGGGAGTGACGGCCCGGTTCTCACCCGATCGCCGGCGGATCGATTTCCCCGAGAGCGGCGACTGGTGGACGCGGGAGCCGCTTCCCGAGCCCCAGAAGCAACGTCCCGGCAAACCCTGA